The genomic window TAAAGTAGGGTACGACTCTCTCCTCTTTAACCGTGTTATATAGTAGGGTACAACTCTCCCCTCTTCAACCGTGTTATATAGTAGGGTACGACTCTCTCCTCTGTAACCGTGTTATATAGTAGGGTACGACTCTCTCCTCTTTAACCGTGTTATATAGTAGGGTAGACTCTCTTCTCTTTAACCGTGTTATAAAGTAGGGTACGACTCTCTCCTCTTTAACCGTGTTATAAAGTAGGGTACGACTCTCTCCTCTTTAACCGTGTTATAAAGTAGGGTACGACTCTTTCCTCTTTAACCGTGTTATATAGTAGGATACGACTCTCTCCTCTTTAACCGTGTTATAAAGTAGGGTACGACTCTCTCCTCTTTAACCGTGTTATAAAGTAGGGTACGACTCTCTCCTCTTTAACCGTGTTATAAAGTAGGGTACGACTCTCTCCTCTTTAACCGCGTTATAAAGTAGGGTACGACTCTTTCCTCTTTAACCGTGTTATAAAGTAGGGTAGACTCTCTTCTCTTTAACCGTGTTATGTAGTAGGGTACGACTCTCTCCTCTTTAACCGTGTTATAAAGTAGGGTACGACTCTCTCCTCTTTAACCGTGTTATAAAGTAGGGTACGACTCTCTCCTCTTTAACCGCGTTATATAGTAGGGTACGACTCTTTCCTCTTTAACCGTGTTATAAAGTAGGGTAGACTCTCTTCTCTTTAACCGTGTTATGTAGTAGGGTACGACTCTCTCCTCTTTAACCGTGTTATAAAGTAGGGTACGACTCTCTCCTCTTTAACCGTGTTATAAAGTAGGGTACGACTCTCTCCTCTTTAACCGTGTTATAAAGTAGGGTACAACTCTCTCCTCTTTAACCGTGTTATGTAGTAGGATACGACTCTTTCCTCTTTAACCGTGTTATAAAGTAGGGTACAACTCTCTCCTCTTTAACCGTGTTATGTAGTAGGGTACGACTCTCTCCTCTTTAACCGTGTTATAAAGTAGGGTACGACTCTCTCCTCTTTAACCGTGTTATGTAGTAGGGTACGACTCTCTCCTATTTCCCCATATTACAAAGTATGATGCGACTCTGTCCTATTGATAATATTCGACGCTGCCTTAGTACTCGCAAAGTATTATTACTTgaagagattttttttacagattttagTTATCTAATTCCAAGAAATATTCTGATTCACGTTGTTTGAAATTGAAGGGTTAATGATCCAAAATCCTTTTTCAGTTGACAAGGGACACGATGATGGTTGTGATATCGTCAAGAACAGTAAACTTAACGTATACAGGAGACATCGCATTATCTTCTATTGTCATTGGAACCGCGAAGGTTTCAGTAATATTGTCCATCCTTGTAAAGTGTTGTAGTAATGATTTACAGCCACCAATGGTAGCGTTGTGATACATTAGTATCGACTGTCCTTTAATATTACtatctgttgataggacgttaaaaaacacaaaaccaaaACATTTACCTGATTATTACAGTTACGTTCTGTGGTTATTATAGGTAATGGGACGATAGACTTTGAGGAGTTCCTACATATGATGGCCCGTAAAATGAAGGAGACGGACAGTGAGGAAGATCTACGGGAAGCCTTCCGAGTATTCGATAAAGACGGGAATGGTTACATCAGTGCTGCAGAACTGAGACACGTGATGACCAATCTGGGAGAAAAGCTGACAGACGAAGAGGTGGACGAGATGATAAAAGAGGCGGATTTAGATGGAGACGGAATGGTTAACTATGAAGGTAACACACcggttttttcttttcttttaacaTCTGCAGGTTTGAAATAGCAACATACGAAAGCTAATTCGTGACATTTTTTAGAGAAAAAATAAATCCCTATGACGTTcaaacgagataaaaagtctTACGAACTAGATAAAAAGTCttacgaacgagataaaaagtctTACGAATGAGATAAAAAGTCttacgaacgagataaaaagtcgtacgaacgagataaaaaaaagtcgtacgaacgagaCAAAAAGTCGaacgaacgagataaaaagtcttacgaacgagataaaaagtcttacgaacgagataaaaagtcgtcggaacgagataaaaaaaaaaggcgtACAAACGAGATTTAAAAAAGTGCGAacgtgataaaaaaaaaagtcgtACGTATAGAGTAGGATGTTCTGGCTTAAGAAGTTATACATGGGTTCGATTGCTATCAATTGTAGTAGAAAATGCAAGATAAGTGTTTAGTTGGTATATTTATAAATGCAGAAGTTATACATTTAAACGTTTTCTTGGTATAAAAAGGGGTTGTTTTAGCTAATCATTTGATATGCATTATGAAATAACATTTGACTTGCTGATACATATCTAAAGAGGGATTTGGCCATTTTCCTTATTACCTCTACCTCACAAACGATAAGCTCTTACTAAATAATTATTGGAATAGTTTTACACAGTGtataattcaattcaatttaactttattttcaCTATTGACTATTTGACTATTGGATATCATGTCAAGCTCCTGTGGTCCagaatatcatatcatatcatcgAACTGTCACACtatcaaaataaaaagtaaGACCATTGTATAGCTTAATGTCTAAAAACTGACATTGTTTAAGGTTACGTATTTTCTACGATGTAATATTTTGGTcgattatcaaaaataatagGCTGATggataaaatacaatataaaatataacatattttattaatcaCCGTTTGAACCTCAAAAGGTTCGattttttataaactttttatctcgttcgtaccACTtaattttaatctttttcctCTGAAACGAATAAGCTTTCGTAGTAATATGATAAACTAACCAGGATTAATTCTGACTGATTCCATGTAACATACAactttataatatacatactgATAATATGTCTTTATTTTCGCATGAATGCGCGTTACAAAATGCATGTTAATATCCACTTAGACTTGAACTAATCGATATGTCGCCACCATACATCCTATAATATTGGCGGCCTTTTCTCTGCTGCTGTAGATGTTTCTTTATTTCCAGATTTTATGGGCTATACCACTGATTTACTGACCCAGATCAAGTGAAGGACGACTTAACTAACAAAACAATGTAACACAGAACCCTGGGCGTGCATCTATACCTCCGGTGATGTGCACGTGTTAACACTATCTTGCCTTGTTGTACATTGCATGTGCAGGACATCACTGTGGCGTGCTTTGTGTTTTTCGGGATACGGTTGGAGAGAaatactaaatattttatatgttaaacTAATATCCTTAAAACGtcaaaacaatatatgtaatgtaagtgGTCACGTAGTCATTGCGCAGAAGGCTGAAGACTAGGTAGACTGTAGGTGGTTTCTATGGAGAAAGTAATGATGAAAACCATGTACATGGTTTTGGGTGCTACGTAGACAATATTGGTGGTTGACACGTAGGCGGTTATCGTTACCACGTAGACAATATTGGTGGTTGACACGTAGGCGGTTATCGTTACCACGTAGACATTGGTGGTTGACACGTAGGCGGTTATCGTTACCACGTAGACAATATTGGTGGTTGACACGTACGTGGTTAGTAAATACTAGATAGGTAATGCGGATACATTTATATTGCCGTACCACATTAACTCGTACTACTTTTTGGTGACTATAGTTATTTATTAACGTTTGATACTTTTCCACAAAACTTTTacagtttacatatatatatatttgtgtgcaATCGAAATATCATCATTGTAAATACAGTGTTTTGTCTTGctgttgttttttattgtttttcttttttgtttgttgtttatttttgattgtttgcttgtttttgattatatgttgttttgtttgttactTTTTTTGCATTTGCAAAATTTCACAAATAATGGTAACCCTAATTTGTTTAGgtaaacagtataatatatattgccACTTAAATATAATGGTGTATGTAGAAATAAGTACATTACACGTACACAAATTTACAAGAGACTATTTACAACATTGTCTTTTGGGTTACCttatgttttatatcaatatcatttacTGTTGTTTTAATGCTGTACCTTACTCCCCCCGGATATGCTGTTATCTGTTTTCTGTATAGATCTCAACATGTCTTACAGTAGCGGCAAATCACCAATACTATCGGGATCAACGTCATCACACTTACCACTAAATAATGACGGGATTAACGTCACCACACTTACCACTAAATAATAACGGGATTAACGTCCCAACACTCACCACTAAATAATAACGGGATTAACGTCATCACACTCACCACTAAATAATAACGGGATTAACGTCATCATACTCACCACTAAATAATAATGGGATTAACGTCACCACACACACCACTAAATAATGACGGGATTAACGTCATCACACTCACCACTAAATAATGACGGGATTAACGTCACCACACTCATCACTAAATAATGACGGGATTAACGTCACCACACTCACCACTAAATAATAATGGGATTAACGTCACCACACACACCACTAAATACTGACGGGATTAACGTCCCCACACTCACCACTAAATAATGACGGGATTAACGTCACCACACTCACCGCTAAATAATAACGGGATTAACGTCACCACACTCACCACTAAATAATGACGGGATTAACGTCATCACACTCACCACTAAATAATGACGGGATTAACGTCACCACACACACCACTAAATAATAACGGGATTAACGTCACCACACTCACCACTAAATAATAACGGGATTAACGTCACCACACTCACCACTAAATAATAACGGGATTAACGTCATCACACTCACCACTAAATAATGACGGGATTAACGTCACCACACTCACCACTAAATAATGACGGGATTAACGTCACCACACACAACACTAAATAATGACGGGATTAACGTCATCACACTCACCACTAAATAATAACGGGATTAACGTCATCACACACACCACTAAATAATGACGGGATTAACGTCATCACACACACCACTAAATAATGACGGGATTAACGTCACCACACACACCACTAAATAATAACGGGATTAACGTCATCACACTCATCACTAAATAATAACGGGATTAACGTCACCACACTCACCACTAAATAATAACGGGATTAACGTCATCACACACACCACTAAATAATGACGGGATTAACGTCACCACACACACCACTAAATAATGACGGGATTAACGTCACCACACTCACCACTAAATAATAACGGGATTAACGTCACCACACTCACCACTAAATAATGACGGGATTAACGTCACCACACTTACCACTAAATAATAACGGGATTAACGTCACCACACTCACCACGAAATAATGACGGGATTAACGTCTCCACACACACCACTAAATAATGACGGGATTAACGTCACCACACTCACCACTAAGTAATGACGGGATTAACGTCACCACACTCACCACTTATAATGACGGGATTAACGTCACCACACTCACCACTAAATAACAACGGGATTAACGTCACCACACTCACTACTAAATAATAACGGGATTAACGTCAccacactcaccacactcacCACTAAATAATAACGGGATTAACGTCACCACACTCACCACTAAATAATAACGGGATTAACGTCACCACACTCACCACTAAATAATAACGGGATTAACGTCACCACACTCACCACTAAATAATAACGGGATTAACGTCATCACACTCACCACTAAATAATAACGGGATTAACGTCATCACACTCACCACTAAATAATAACGGGATTAACGTCACCACACTCACCACTAAATAATGACGGGATTAACGTCACCACACTCACCACTAAATAATAACGGGATTAACGTCATCACACTCACCACTAAATAATAACGGGATTAACGTCACCACACTCACCACTAAATAATAACGGGATTAACGTCACCACACTCACCACTAAATAATAACGGGATTAACGTCACCACACTCACCACTAAATAATAACGGGATTAACGTCACCACACTCACCACTTAATAATTACGGGATTAACGTCCCAACACACACCACTAAATAATAACGGGATTAACGTCACCACACTCACCACTTAACAATACGGGATTAACGTCACCACACTCACCACTAAATAATAACGGGATTAACGTCACCACACACACCACTAAATAATAACTGGATTAACGTCACCACACTCACTACTAAATAATAACGGGATTAACGTCACCACACACACCGCTAAATAATAACAGGATTAACGTCACCACACTCACCACTAAATAATAACGGGATTAACGTCACCACTAAATAATAACGGGATTAACGTCACCACACTCACCATTAAATAATAACGGGATTAACGTCACCACACTCACTATTAAATAATAACGGGATTAATGTCAccacactcaccacactcacCACTAAATAATAACGGGATTAACGTCACCACACTCACCACTAAATAAGAACGGGATTAACGTCACCACAATCACCACTAAATAATAACGGGATTAACGTCACCACACACACCACTAAATAATAACGGGATTAACGTCACCACACACACCACTAAATAATAACGGGATTAACGTCACCACACTCACCACTAAATAATAACGGGATTAACGTCACCACACACACCACTAAATAATGACGGGATTAAAGTCACCACACTCACCACTTATAAATACGGGATTAACGTCACCACACTCACCACTAAATAATAACGGGATTAACGTTACCACACTCACCACTAAATAATAACGGGATTAACGTCACCACACACACCACTAAATAATAACTGGATTAACGTCACCACACTCACTACTAAATAATAACGGGATTAACGTCACCACACACACCGCTAAATAATAACAGGATTAACGTCACCACACTCACCACTAAATAATAACGGGATTAACGTCACCACTAAATAATAACGGGATTAAAGTCACCACACTCACCACTTATAAATACGGGATTAACGTCACCACACTCACCACTAAATAATAACGGGATTAACGTTACCACACTCACCACTAAATAATAACGGGATTAA from Pecten maximus chromosome 1, xPecMax1.1, whole genome shotgun sequence includes these protein-coding regions:
- the LOC117322666 gene encoding calmodulin-A-like isoform X1, with the translated sequence MNADQVMILTDEQVAEFKEAFTLFDKDGDGTITTSELGTVMRSLGQNPTENELQDMINEVDADGNGTIDFEEFLHMMARKMKETDSEEDLREAFRVFDKDGNGYISAAELRHVMTNLGEKLTDEEVDEMIKEADLDGDGMVNYEDFMGYTTDLLTQIK
- the LOC117322666 gene encoding calmodulin-A-like isoform X2, whose translation is MNADQVMILTDEQVAEFKEAFTLFDKDGDGTITTSELGTVMRSLGQNPTENELQDMINEVDADGNGTIDFEEFLHMMARKMKETDSEEDLREAFRVFDKDGNGYISAAELRHVMTNLGEKLTDEEVDEMIKEADLDGDGMVNYEEFVTMMTIK